The Peribacillus simplex genome contains the following window.
AAAGCTTGCAGATATGTGATCTGCAAGCTCATTCATTGACACTTATTTCATTCCAGTAACTTCTGCAATGATTTCATAAGAACGAAGGCGCGCATTCTGATCATAAATGGCAGAGTTTATAATCATTTCATCCGCCTGTGTTTCATTTAAAAAAGTCTGCAACTGCTCTTTTACCTCTTCCGGATTTCCGATAATGGAGGCATTCAATTGTTTCATGACAATGGACTTTTCATATTCTGTCCAGATGCCTTCCATCGTATCAACTGGAGGAGCAAGTTGTCCAGGTGTGTTCCTTATCAAATTCAAAAACTGCTGTTGATAAGATGTGGCAATCCTTTGTGCCTCATCAGTTGTATCAGCTGCAAATACATTGACACCAACCATCACATAAGGTTTATCGAGAACGTCGGATGGTTGGAAATTATTGCGGTAACGAGCTAAAGCCGGTTGAGTATTTTCAGGGGAAAAATGGCTTGCAAATGAAAATGGCAATCCAAGCTGTGCTGATAATGCTGCACTGAAGCCGCTTGAACCAAGAAGCCAAATCGGGATATCCTGTCCTTCGCCAGGGATGGCCCGAACACGATTATGTTTAGAATCCGCATCTAAATAACTGCGGAGCTGCGCCAATTGTTCAGGAAAATCCTGTCCATTATTACGCACATCACCCCGGAGCGCCATGGCAGTATATTGGTCGCTTCCCGGAGCGCGCCCCAGTCCTAAATCTATTCTACCGGGATACATTGCTTCCAATGTTCCAAATTGTTCTGCGATAACCAGTGGTGCATGATTTGGTAGCATTATGCCTCCAGAACCCACACGAATTCTTTCTGTCTTCCCTGCAACATATCCTATCAGCACGGAAGTTGCAGAGCTTGCGATCCCAGGCATACTATGGTGTTCTGCAACCCAGAAACGGTTGTAGTTCCATTGTTCCGCATGTTTTGCTAAATCTATTGTATTTTTAAAAGCTCCCGAAACTGTACCACCTTCAACAATTGAAGCTAGGTCCAGTACGGAAAAAGAAATGTCGCTAAGTTTTTTTCCATGTTGATCAGCATTCATATCTTCAACTTCTTTCAATTATGATATTAAATGGACGCAAAGTCATCATATAGAAAATGCACACAAAATGCACATAAAATGCTCGAAGGGGATTAATTGTTAAGGAGTTCCTTAGCAATCAAGCGATAAGAATTCAGCCTGTCCTCCAATTTATGAGTGATGGTTATCAGCATTATTTCATCTGCTTGATATTTTTCCTGAATTTCCAAAAGGCGATACTTCACTTGAGAAGGTGTACCAAAAATCAGTTTTTCATGCATGGTTTCCATCAGTACTTTTTCTTTTTCAGTCCAATCATGATTCCTTACCTCTTCTATACTTGGAACCTGTTTTCTGTTCCTTTGTCCACTTTGTATTTTCCATAGGGTGTTGCTAAGAGCGATTTCTTTCGCAAGTTCCTCTGTTTCTGCACATATGGCCGCAACCGAAACGATTGTTTTTGGCCCTTCAAGAAAGCCTTTTGTTTGGAAGTTTTCACGGTACTGTTGAAGACTCTTCAATCCATCATTTTCACTCATAAATTCACCAAATGCGTATGCAGTACCATTTTCAGCAGCAAGTTTTGCACTTTTCCCGCTTGTTCCCAATATCCACGGTTCAGGCGGTACCTTTGGGATAGGAGCAGCAGAGGTATTTGAAAACAAATGTTCTTTCGGAAATTCATCTCTAAGAAAATTCAACAGCTCCTCAACAAGTTCAGGCATTTTGTAAACATTCTGCAAAAAATTATCGGATAATGCCATCGTAGCTTCGGCAGATCCCCCAGGAGCACGTCCTATGCCCATATCGACCCTGCTTGGAAATAGGGTGGCAAGCATATTATAAATCTCTGCTATCCGATATGGCTTATAATGAGGAAGCAGAACTGCCCCAGATCCAATTCGGATATTTTTTGTTTGCGCACCAATATAGCTTATCAATACCTCTGGAACGGAACATGCCAATCCCGGCAGATCATGATGTTCAGTTAACCAGATCCTGCTATAACCGAGTCTATCTCCTTCTTGTGCAAGTTGCAGTGAAGCCTGCAATGCCTCTTGTGCTGATTGTCCGGTTGCAATTGGTGATTGATCTAAAATGCCCAGTTTCATTTTGTTACCTCCTTTCTTCTCTTTCGTAACGTAATGGTAAATCATAATTAGCCGAAAGTCGCCTGAAAAGCTTGGTTTGTTATTTTAGTTTGCAACCTTTAGCGGAAATTATATGGAG
Protein-coding sequences here:
- a CDS encoding LLM class flavin-dependent oxidoreductase; translated protein: MKLGILDQSPIATGQSAQEALQASLQLAQEGDRLGYSRIWLTEHHDLPGLACSVPEVLISYIGAQTKNIRIGSGAVLLPHYKPYRIAEIYNMLATLFPSRVDMGIGRAPGGSAEATMALSDNFLQNVYKMPELVEELLNFLRDEFPKEHLFSNTSAAPIPKVPPEPWILGTSGKSAKLAAENGTAYAFGEFMSENDGLKSLQQYRENFQTKGFLEGPKTIVSVAAICAETEELAKEIALSNTLWKIQSGQRNRKQVPSIEEVRNHDWTEKEKVLMETMHEKLIFGTPSQVKYRLLEIQEKYQADEIMLITITHKLEDRLNSYRLIAKELLNN
- a CDS encoding LLM class flavin-dependent oxidoreductase, which gives rise to MNADQHGKKLSDISFSVLDLASIVEGGTVSGAFKNTIDLAKHAEQWNYNRFWVAEHHSMPGIASSATSVLIGYVAGKTERIRVGSGGIMLPNHAPLVIAEQFGTLEAMYPGRIDLGLGRAPGSDQYTAMALRGDVRNNGQDFPEQLAQLRSYLDADSKHNRVRAIPGEGQDIPIWLLGSSGFSAALSAQLGLPFSFASHFSPENTQPALARYRNNFQPSDVLDKPYVMVGVNVFAADTTDEAQRIATSYQQQFLNLIRNTPGQLAPPVDTMEGIWTEYEKSIVMKQLNASIIGNPEEVKEQLQTFLNETQADEMIINSAIYDQNARLRSYEIIAEVTGMK